The segment TGTTGATGTCTTTTACCATCACTGTGCCCCCAGTAGAGCCATCGCTCGCCCACAGTTCAGCTGCGTTGGTTCCGTTATTGGCGCTGAAGTATACCTTGCTACCGACAGCAGTTAGATACAGGGGAGTTGAACTGTTTATTCCAGGATTGATGTCTTTTACGATAGCCGCAGAAATGCCATCGGTTTGCCACAGCTCAGTTCCCTCGGTCTGGTTACCGGCTGTGAAGAACAGCCTGTTACCCGCAACCGTGAGATTGGTGGGATTTGAACCGGCAACTCCAGAGTAGATATCTTGTACCATCTTCGTGCTCGCCGTCGTGCCCTCGCTCACCCACAGTTCGCGCCCGTTGGCTGCGGTATTTGCTGTGAAGTACAACTTGTTATTGAAAGCAATGAGATTATCAGGAGAGGAACTGCCAGATCCTGGGTTGATGTCTGCAACCATCGCTGTTCCCGCCATCGTCCCGTCGCTCGCCCACAACTCAAGCCCGGTCGTCCCGTCATTGACTGTAAAGAACAGCTTGTTACCGACAGCGGTGAGATTGGTAGGAGCCGAACCGGTACCACCCGCTCTGATGTCCTTGACCATTACCGTCCCTCCCGTCGTGCCGTCACTTCTCCACAGCTCTCTACCACTTACACCGTCATCGGCTGTGAAGTACAGTATGCCCCCCACGTTGGTGAGATTGTCAGGGGCCGAATTGTTAGGCGATCCGGTAGTAGTCGTACCTGCGAAGATGTCTTTAACCAGAGTTGTCCCTGCTGTCGTACCATCGCTTCTGAACAACTCAGTGCCAACGTTCTGGGTAACGCCTTTAGCGTCAGTCGTTGTGCCATTGGCCGTGAAGTACATATAATTCCCTGCAACAGTCAGCTGTTGAGGTAAGGAAGATTTACTTCCTGGGTTGATCACCTTGGTCAAGCTTAATTCCCGCTTAACTGTAATCGTGGCAATTTCCACTGCGGTGCTGAAGGCTGTTATTCCACCGTTTACGCTAGTATCAGCCGTACCGCCATTGATGCCGCTGGTCTGATCCCAAGCGCGGAAAGTAATTGTTGCATCGCCAGCAAAGTCTGTTTTGGGTACAAAGCGCAGCTTAGCGTTCGTTGCCACCAATCTCGACGAACTTACAGATACAGGGCCAACCGCCGTCCAGCTTGCACCATTGTCAACAGAGAACTCCCAACTGCCGTTGGCGTTGTCTGCCGCTGTGATTGCAACTCCTTCTACTGGTGCCGGTGTGATGTCTACATCGGTAATGGAGTCGCCGATAATGTCAGCAACAAGTGTGCCTGTATTGGTATTGAGGGGCTGGTTCTGCTTAATTGTTGTAAGTACGGGCGAACCGCTGTTGTCTAGGACAGGCGCATCGTTTACTGGGATGACATTGAATTGAAAGGTAGTGTTGCCAACTGTGCCACCTGCGCCATCAGACACGGTGAAGTTGAAGCTATCGCTGGTAGTCTCGCTACCGTTGTGTTGGTAAGAGAGCAGTTTGTTGTCAATATCCGCTTGGGTAAACTTTGCACCTGCAACGATCGCTTTGCCGCTATTTAGCAGAGTACCGTTAGCTAGTCCGCCAGTACCGAGTGTATAGATCAGCTGTGCAGGGGTGTTGTCCGGATCTGTAGCTTTGAGATTGATTGTGTTGATAGTCCCCGTCTCCCCTTCCTTGAGCGACATACCCGGATTTGCATTCAACACAGGTATATCGTTAACTGGGACGACATTGAATTTGAAGGTGGTATTGCCAACTGTGCCACCTGCGCCGTCAGACACGGTGAAGTTGAAGCTGTCGCTGGTAGTCTCGCCACCGTCGTGCTGGTAAGCGAGTAGTTTATTGTCAATATCTGCTTGAGTAAAGGTTTGACCTTGGGCCAGAGCTTTGCCGTTATTTAGCAGCTTACCGTTAACTGGTCCACCTGCACCGATTGTATAGAGCAGCTGTGCAGGGGTGTTGTCTGGGTCGGTAACTTTGAGATTGATCGGGTTTATAGTTACCGTTGCACCTTCATTCAACGAGATACCCGGATTCATATTCACTGCGGGTATGTCGTTAACTGGTTTGACATTGAAGTTGAAGGTGGTGTAGCCAATAGCGCCGCTACCACCGTCAGACACGGTGAAGCTGAAGTTGTCGCTGGTAGTTTCGCTACCGTTGTGCTTGTATGTTACTAACCCCTTGTCGATATCGTCTTGGGTGAAGGTCGAATCTTTAGCAAGGGCGATGTTGCTCTTTAGCAGGCTGCCCTGAGTTACACCAGAAAAAACTTTATAGGTAAGTTGTCCAGCTGTTTTACCAGGTTCGCTAACCGATAGCTGGGTATTGCTGATTGTCCCTCCTGCGCCTTCATCGACAGCCAGACTGCTGTTTTTATTTAGCAATATCAGATTGCTGGTAGATACGCTCAGATTATAGAAAGTGTTCTGGTCTGGACCTGGCAAGACGCGGATATAGTAAGTGCCTGCGGCTAGGCTTTTAGCAATTGATTCGTTTGCAGTGCCAGCGTTACCGGAACCAGCGATCGCAGTACCATTACTGTCGAGCAGTTGCACGTCAGCATTTGCACCCAAGTCGCTGAGTGCTAAATTGAAGCTACCCCCAGCCCCTAGAGTAAATTTGTAGTAGTCATTCCTGTCAGAACTGCCCACCCAATCAGAATAGGTGCTGGTGGTTGGGCCAACTGTGATGTCGCGGGCATAAGCCAACTTGTTATTCGCGTTGTCTAAAACTCCATTATTTAGACCTATCTCCCAGTTAAGGTCGCTTACCGTGCTTGGGTACTCTAGGCCCGATAGCTTTATACCATTCATAAGCCATATGGCATTTTGGCCTGTTGTATAGTTGCGCCAGACTAGATCCGTTTGGCCGTCGCCGTTGTAGTCCCCCGTCCCCGCCATGATCCATTTAGTGTCTTCTACAGCGGTGGTGTACTGAACATCAAGCAGCGTTGTACCATTCATCAGCCAGATAGCATTGGCTCCATTCGCATAGTTGCGCCACACTATATCTGCTTGGCCGTCACCGTTGAAGTCGCCCGTTCCTGTTGGTTTCCAGCTGACTTCTGGGTTTTGGTTGATGTCTTTAACGTCAAGCAACTTTGTCCCGTTCATCAGCCATGCCACATTTCTCCCCGTCGCATAGTGACGCCAGAGTATATCCGTTTTTCCATCGCCGTTGAAGTCGTCCGCTCCCTCTATTCTCCAGGTGGGGTCATCGACGACGGGGAAATCCGCAGTAGTGCTAACGATAATTGTGCCATTCATCTGCCACAAGGCATTTTGCCCCGTCTCATAGTTGCGCCATATTAGGTCGTCTTCTCTGCCATCACCCGTGAAGTCGCCTGTTGCTTGTAGTTTCCAGTTCGGGTCCGTTACAACGGGATTGATATCAGTCGTGTTTGAGTAGGTCGAGCCATTCATCTCCCAGGCAATAGTGCGTCCTACTCCATAGTTGCGCCAGAGCAGATCGGCTTTGCCATCTTGGTTGACATCGTAGCCTACTTTGGGGGTAGGAGCAGGGGGGGCAATATTAGGTGCAGAACTGCTTGAAGTGTAGCTGGGAACGCTCAGTCCGGGGGCAACTGGCGCTGTTGGCTGCTGTGCTTGCAGTGCCAATTGTTGATCTGATGTAGATGTCATTGATTTCCTCCGATCGAGTTTGGCTCAATCCTGTAAGTACTTATATCTATTTATGGCTACTCGATCCTAATGGACACCCCTAATGTTTTGCCAACAGTATTAATGCGGTATTTGTGAATTATTACAAAATCTTTAACCGCATAAAATATTTTTGAATTTGGCGTCAAGCTTGATTACCCACTACTTGTGGTAGATGCATTTTTAAAACTAAAAATGCTATAGTAACCAACGCCATAGCAAAGCAAACATCAGGGCGGCGAGCGCGCCTATAAATGTATTAATTACATTCACTAATTCATTCGTTAGATAGATGTATTTAGCTTGCAGTGTGGCTCCAATTACGCTTTCTATATTGGTGGCAATGAATGCTGCTAAAAGGCACCAAAGCACGCCTAGCGAATCAATCAAGCCCACTCCCCAACCAAGAAGTGCGATCGCTGCTGACCCCACTACCCCAGCTAATGTACCCTCTAAACTTATTGCACCTTCTGTCCCCCTCGCTACTGGTTGTAATGTGGTAATCAAAAATGTCCGCTTACCGTAGGCTTTCCCTACTTCACTAGCGCAGGTGTCGGAAAGCTTGGTGCTGAAACTTGCAACATAACCCAGTAATAGCAGACGCACAATATCATTAACAAGTTCCCGATCTGCACAAATTTCTACAAAATTAAAGCAACTAATCGGTACAACGAGAACGAGCAAGGCACACAAAGCAGCAGTAAAAGCAGAACCCCAAACATTTTCTGGCCCCCGCGCTCCCGACCGTTTTTCTGCAATTCCCTCGGCTTCTTTTATATCCATGCCAATGCGCGTGACTCCAGAGCCAACAAGGAAATAAAACAATACCACTACATATCCTTGCCAACCCAAAGTACCCCAAATAAGAACGCCTAGCAGCCAGCCGTGCAATAAACCTGCTGGGGTTAGTAACTTTTTGGGAGCTACGAAGGCGATCGCTAGTAACGCCGCGTTCAATGCGATCGCAACTAACCAGGGATTTTCAAAATTAATATTAGGTAGCATAAGCATATCGATTGCAGCTTCTCACTTTTGCCACAATATTAAGAGCCAAACCATTAAATCGTCTAGCCTGCTAGTTGGGCAGAACATTTGTAAATGCCAACTTTAATTGTCTATAGCACATGCTTACTATGAACCAAGTCCTATTTCATCTCGCCTTCCCCGTTACCAACATCGCCCAAACTAAAGCTTTCTACGCCGATGGATTGGGCTGCGAAGTCGGGCGCGAATCTCCCAGCTCGATAATTCTCAACCTCTACGGTCATCAGATTGTAGCTCACGTTACCCATGAACCGCTTGCCCCCCAGCGCACTATTTATCCCAGACATTTTGGGCTAGTCTTTACACAAGAAGCTGATTGGGAGAACCTTTTAGCACGGGCGCAAGAGAAAAAATTGAATTTTAGAGAACAGCCTAGACGCCGATTTGAGGGCTTACCCACCGAGCATCGCACCTTCTTTCTAGAAGATCCGTTTCATAACTTGCTGGAGTTTAAATTTTACTGTCATTCTGAAGCGATTTTTGGCGATCGCGAATTTGCTCTGGTGGGCGATCGCGTTTGATTGGTTGGGAAAGTGCGATCGCTATTGCATCCAAACTCCTGCGGTCTGTCACCATCCAAGCATGACCCAAAACTGGCACTTGCACTTCTCGACCTACAGGCATTTTTGAACTGGTGGGCGGAACGATCATTAGATCGTAAGGCGTCCAGATAGATGTAAAATTCACCTGCTCCAGCATGGCTGCATCTTGATTTAAATCCGCTAGAAAAGCACTTTTAGGACGCATTTGAACGCAGCCAGGGCCAGAGCGCAAGTAGCCCGTTACAGTTCCGTTGTGGGGCGAAGAGACTGTAATAAAGCGCCCTACGCGGTTAATTCCCCCTAGTCTCTGAACATAATAGCGGCTGACGATTCCGCCCATGCTAAAACCAACAATATCCAACTGTTGTTCGGGATCGAAGGTCTTGGCGATCCACTTGGCGACTTGTTCGGCTAGTTTGTCAAGACCCGCGTCTCCATTATTCGGTATGAGATCTAGGTCGTACACGTACCAACCCTTGCCCGTCAGGTAGTAAGCCATTTTCTTAAATATGGCTGTCGTGTCGTCGATGCCGTGAATCAATAACACGGGATTGCGATTGTTTAAGTCGTTCATGTTGTCTGGGTATCGCTTCTAAACTCCAGCTTAGACGGGTGCGATCGCTTTCCCCTCTGCCTGGGTGCAGTTTGGTTCATTGGCCTAAGCCTTTTGAGTACAAAATGAGATAGAAATCAATATTTGTAAATTTCTTGCTGCTTGGCTCATATCTATGCAAAGTTACTATAAGCGATCGCTGTTTATGTAAAGTTTTATGTAAAATTTAAAATAAATATTGCGATTGAACGCCAGGTAAATTCATAATTCAATATAAATACCACTTGTAGGGATACCTCGCGAGGCATCGAACCGCCAAGGGTAAGAAAAAACAACAGGCTATTTTGTGGCGCAGATGTTGTAATAACAAAGCGGAGAACAATAGCTCCGCTTACAGTCTTATAATCACAAAGACTAGCGATACAGACAGTTTTTTGAACTCAGTCAAAGCCATCTAAAAGTCAGGAGTAACGATCAATGTTTGGTTTTATTAAAAAGTTTTTCGGCGGAATTGCCGCCTTCATTACCGGGCTTTTTAGCTCCAATAAATCTCCCGAAATCAAGTCAAGCTCTCCCAAAGCTAAGAAAGGGAGTGGGTTTTTCATGCAGCTAGACGAAGCTGAAGAGACTGAGAATAAAGCTTCTTCCGCTCAACCTGTGAAAGCCCAGACTGCTCAAAACTCATCACCTGCACCGACTAAAGCAGCCCCATTAGCTGCACCAGCAGCAGCAGCAGTTAAAGCGGAGCCAGCTAAGGTCGAGGCTAAGAAGCCTGAACCCGCGAAAGTAGAACCAGCAAAGAAACCTGAACCAGTCGCCGCCAATAATAACGGAAGCGCTAATAATAACGGCAAGGTTGCGCCTAGTAATCAATCAGCTACCTTTGCGCCCCAATATTTGAACCCAGCTAGCAGTTCTAGCAGCCGTCGGCGTCCGGGAGCAAACATGAACTCGTTCTTAGATTTGGCGCGTCAGGTCAAAACGCCAAACGCCTGAAATATTAGGTGGCAATTAGAGAGTGGGGATTAGAGGATTGGGAGTCTGGGATAAGCGTTATTCCCAATCCCCAACCGCAAATCCCCAATCTTCATTAGCTATTAGCGTGTCTGAGGAAAACAAGTCCGCTGTACAAATGGAAAGCGCAGTCCCAAGGAGTATCTTCTCGGCGTAGCAGGTCAATGTGAGAATTAAAACGCTGTAGTAGTTGGACTTGTTCTACCCCGGTTTCTGCAAAGGCCGTGAAATCAGACCAAATTCGTGTCTGGGGCAGCTTTTGGTTAACAAAGGTGAGTAAGCTATTCCAGTTGGTTCGAGTTGTCTGCTGGCTAATTGGCTGGGCTTGTGCGTGTTTTGTTTGAGACAAGACAACGCCGTTCTGAAATTGATAGTTGCGATCGCACAAGCGGAGAATACTGCGTCTTGCGGGTAGATGCAAATCGCAAAAGTGGGCATAATCCAGAGTTTTGGTTTTGCGTTGCAGTTTACGTTGCCAGTCCATGTCCACAACTTCTTCAAAAATTGGCAACAGCCCCTCTACTCTGGCTTCTACTTCAGACCAGTTAAAGCTTAGAGAACCCTGTTGATCGTGTTCGTTTTGGCAAAAAACTGTGGGTTGTTTGGCTTCCGACTCGAAGTAGTTAATCCTAAAGACATTTATCTTTTTAATATCTGCTATTGATGCCCAAAAGCTAGGAATTTCGGCTTCATCTAGCTGCTGACCATAATATCTAAGTTCTCCTACGCTGCCAGCACGGTACAAACGCCAAGAACGAGAAGGCAAATGCAGCCTTGCGGTGTAAGGATCTAGCTGCATGATACGGGCAAACTTTTGGGCGGCTGCTGTTTTTGCATCGTCAGCTATGGGTTCTAATACTAAAACGCCTTGTTCTTCTGCGTCGGGAGATGCTTTTGATTTGGCAAGTGCTTGTCGTTTTGTTTCTTTTTCCATTTCTGCCAATCGCTGCATCCCCTGACGAGCCGCTGTGATAATCTTGGGAATTGTCGTGTTACGCAGTAGATTTAGGTAAGCGGTTTCTGCCGCTTCCAGTTTGCCTGTCACTTCATGCAGTCGCCCGACATAAAGCTGCACCCAAGGATTTTGGGGTTCTTGCTTTACTAGATCTTTCAGTAATTGGGCAGCGTTTCGATAGTCTTTGCGATCGAAGGCGGCGGAAACTTCTTCAATCATGGTTTATTGTCTCGTTCTTTCAATGTCGCCAATCAAATTCTTTCTTGAGTGCGGAATTTAACTTCCTACTTTATTGTTCCCAAGCTGCCGCCACTAATGACAATGCCACGAGGGGTGCGGTGACAGCGCGGAGGATGCGGCGACCGAGAGAAACGGGTTGAAAGTCAGCAGCGATCGCGCTCTCTACTTCTTTTGGCGTCCAGCCTCCCTCCGGCCCCGTCGCTATTACAATATTTATTTGTTCTTTGTCTGGTGTCATCTGTCGCAAGTCATTCAAGCAATTTAGGAAATGCGGTGACTCGCCTCTCGCAACACAGATATATTGCTTGTTTTTTGTAAATGACTGCTGAGTATTAATCAATGACAAACTTGTAGCAAACGGAACGGGATCTAAAATTGTAGGTACGATTTGACGTTCCGATTGTTCGGCTGCTTCCCCTGCAATGCGTCGCCAGCGTTCGAGTTTTTGAGGACTGGGATTGAGCAGAGTGCGATCGCTAATCGTTGGCGCAATGCAAACTACCCCCAATTCTGTCATTTGACGAACTACTTCATCAAAACCGTTGCCTTTGGGCAAAGCTACCATCAGCGTCACCGTTACGGGCAACTCATTTTGAACTGAGAGTAATTCAATAATGCGGGCTTGTGCGGCACTCGCTCCTAGACTAGCCAGCCACCACTGCCCTTGTCCATCCATAGCAATAAAGCGATCGCCCTCTTTTAACCGCAACACCCGATTTAGATAATGCTGTTGCTGAGTATTCAGAATAATTTGCTGGTTTTGTAGTTGGTGTGGCGCGATCGCTAACCGTTGCAGTCCCATTCCTGATGTCGCTTAAGTTTCCCTTGCAGGCGATTCAAATTCATTGATGGGAATCACCCGTACCTTCAACTGTATCGGCCTTTTTAACTCTTTTTCAATAAATTCTCTGACTAAGCTCACCTGTTTTCCAGTAATCGAACCCAAGGGAGCCGCCACCTCCAGATGAACTAAAAGCGAATTTCCCTGTTGCTGTACCTCTACTGCACTGATGTCAGAAGTGGAAAAAGTAATAGTTTCCCGTCGGATTAATCTCTCTACGCTGCGACGAACTTGTTCCTTAACTAAAAGATTCTGGAGCGAAAATCCTAAAGGCAAACCTAATACAACTAGCATTGCAACAGACAGCGCCAATCCTTTTTTTGCCCTTTTTAGGGAACCGTAGCGCTGCCATAAAAATACAATTCCACCGCTAAAGATAATGCCAATTAAGTTAGTGATAAACAGCAGAAAAGCCCCACCACTAACCGACTTGGAACCCAGAGATAGCCCAAGACCAACAACGCTGAGTGGAGGAACGAGCGCCACAGCGATCGCTACTCCAGGTAGCGTGTCAGCAATGCTGCGTCGAGATTTGGCATACGCTCCTGCTGCTCCCGCTGCTAGCGCGACTCCTAAATCAATCAAAGTCGGACGCACGCGCCCCATAACCTCCGAGTTAAGCGCTGTTAGCCCAACTCCTTGACAAATTACAATTGATGTAATTATTGTTAGCGCAATCCCAGTTAGTAGGGTTAAACTAGCCCGCTTGAGGAGACGACGGTTTCCTGCCACCATCGCAAAAGCGATCGCAATAATTGGCCCCATCAAAGGAGCAACGATCATTGCTCCAATAATCGTTGCCGCACTGTTGGCTAGTAGCCCCAGCGTTGCTATAACCCCAGACAGAAACAGCAAAATGTAGAAATTCACCGAGGGGACTGCCCCTCTCCAAAGGCTGCGATTTAAACTCGCCAGGGGAACGGGCTTTTCTGTCAGCCAAACCCACTGCCCGCTGTTACTGTTCCAGAACCGCTTGAGCTGCTGATTGCCCCAGCCCGTTACTTTGTTATACACAAATCACACAATAGGCAACTAACCGGGAATAAAAAAGAGCGCTAACACAGGCTACCTTGTGTCATATCATGTCCAGCCATTTGCCCATAATAAAAGAACCCCACCCCTCCCCGCAGGTGGGGTGGGCTGGGATTCTTTTGATATTGGGTGTAATCAACCAGACTTGATATCATAGCTGCCGCTGCTCCCCTGTTTCTTTAATAAATAGCCTAAGCCCGATTTATTTAGGGCAAAGCTACTAAAAGAAGGCGAACTTTAACAACCTTGAATTGTTACTTGGCTGGTATCTAATGCCTTCGTGCCATCTACTTTGGCAGCTACCTCTTCAATATGGCTGAGAACTGCTTCGCCAGGGACGGTACCTTTTAGCACTATAGTGCCGCCATCTTGCGCGATTTCCAGCGTTTCCACATTCCCGATGTCAGGATCTTTATCAAAAGCAGCAGCAACGCGCTTGGCTAAACCGTTAGCATCGTATTCCCCCTCAAATCCCATATATTCTGGAGGTGTAGGCGGTTTATGCATCCCTGCCTTCTCACGCAGATACCAATCGTACTCGCCAGTCAGCCCAGGACTCATTTGTTCTTCAATAGTTTTAGGGTCCTCGTGCTTCCCGTCTCCCTCGCTGCTAGATGTTTGCCCAAATTGCCGTTCTACCCAACTCATAATCTTTTCCCTCCGTTATGAGTTCTGGCTATCCTAGTTTTGTGGTGATAACAAAACTTGCTAATTTATGCCATTCCAGCGATACCGAAGAATGACATTAAATATTATTTGCTAGGCTTACCACCCTATTACAGGACAGCCTGATGTCTGTATCATCCATTACACCTCTGACCAGGTTCTACTTGCATCCCTCATTGGGAATCAGCCATAGGGTAGAGGAACTAGCCCAAACAAGGCAAAAAAAAGCCTGCACTAGCAGGCTATAACTAAATTGCTAATTTTTCGAGGGGGCTGCAATAGTTAATCTTGCGGTTGTTGATTATCCTGCAAGTAAGCTTCTATCGCTTCCATAGCCAACTGGCTGATCTGCTTGTTTTGAGAAGCTGCGGCTTCCTTCAAACGGCTGTAAAGATCGGCGCGAAGGCCAATGCGGTGACGCATTTTCTTAGCAACCTGTGTCGCAGAAGGTTCAGGCATCACCACTTCATTGATCAATCCTTGATCTGACTGGGATGATAGAGGTTCAGACTGATACTCGACAGTAAACTGGCGGATAGCATCGAAACCGACGCGATCGCAAAAATCGCCAAAACTTTCTCCCTCTTTCCGTTCTTGTTTAAAGTAAACAAAAATCGGCTCTAAAAAAGTTTCTAGGTCATTAGCGTGCATCCTGTCCACATAAGCTTGTGACAGTCGCGTTTGATCTGGCGAAGCACCCAGCCACACCTGATAACTCTCAGTAGCACTGCCAACCAATCCTAACTCCGCTAGGTAGGGACGAGCGCATCCATTTGGACAACCCGTCATCCGCACGACAAAATGCTCATCTTGCAGTCCCACTTTCTCCAGCACAGAACGAATTCGTTCTAACATACTGGGCATTATCCGTTCGGATTCGGTAATGGCTAAACCGCAAGTGGGTAATGCTGGACAAGCCATCGAATAGCGCACCAAGGGGTCAATGGCATTAGGATCTACCTGTACTTTGTAACCATCGAGAATTTGC is part of the Microcoleus sp. FACHB-831 genome and harbors:
- a CDS encoding ELWxxDGT repeat protein, whose translation is MTSTSDQQLALQAQQPTAPVAPGLSVPSYTSSSSAPNIAPPAPTPKVGYDVNQDGKADLLWRNYGVGRTIAWEMNGSTYSNTTDINPVVTDPNWKLQATGDFTGDGREDDLIWRNYETGQNALWQMNGTIIVSTTADFPVVDDPTWRIEGADDFNGDGKTDILWRHYATGRNVAWLMNGTKLLDVKDINQNPEVSWKPTGTGDFNGDGQADIVWRNYANGANAIWLMNGTTLLDVQYTTAVEDTKWIMAGTGDYNGDGQTDLVWRNYTTGQNAIWLMNGIKLSGLEYPSTVSDLNWEIGLNNGVLDNANNKLAYARDITVGPTTSTYSDWVGSSDRNDYYKFTLGAGGSFNLALSDLGANADVQLLDSNGTAIAGSGNAGTANESIAKSLAAGTYYIRVLPGPDQNTFYNLSVSTSNLILLNKNSSLAVDEGAGGTISNTQLSVSEPGKTAGQLTYKVFSGVTQGSLLKSNIALAKDSTFTQDDIDKGLVTYKHNGSETTSDNFSFTVSDGGSGAIGYTTFNFNVKPVNDIPAVNMNPGISLNEGATVTINPINLKVTDPDNTPAQLLYTIGAGGPVNGKLLNNGKALAQGQTFTQADIDNKLLAYQHDGGETTSDSFNFTVSDGAGGTVGNTTFKFNVVPVNDIPVLNANPGMSLKEGETGTINTINLKATDPDNTPAQLIYTLGTGGLANGTLLNSGKAIVAGAKFTQADIDNKLLSYQHNGSETTSDSFNFTVSDGAGGTVGNTTFQFNVIPVNDAPVLDNSGSPVLTTIKQNQPLNTNTGTLVADIIGDSITDVDITPAPVEGVAITAADNANGSWEFSVDNGASWTAVGPVSVSSSRLVATNAKLRFVPKTDFAGDATITFRAWDQTSGINGGTADTSVNGGITAFSTAVEIATITVKRELSLTKVINPGSKSSLPQQLTVAGNYMYFTANGTTTDAKGVTQNVGTELFRSDGTTAGTTLVKDIFAGTTTTGSPNNSAPDNLTNVGGILYFTADDGVSGRELWRSDGTTGGTVMVKDIRAGGTGSAPTNLTAVGNKLFFTVNDGTTGLELWASDGTMAGTAMVADINPGSGSSSPDNLIAFNNKLYFTANTAANGRELWVSEGTTASTKMVQDIYSGVAGSNPTNLTVAGNRLFFTAGNQTEGTELWQTDGISAAIVKDINPGINSSTPLYLTAVGSKVYFSANNGTNAAELWASDGSTGGTVMVKDINTTPSSSGTLDSSPNNLVNVNGVLYFVANDGLKGNELWRSDGTAAGTVMVKDINVVAGGTTGNTLGSNPNNLTNVNGVLYFVADNDVNGPEVWKSDGTPAGTTIVKDIVLGANSSSPTNLTNFKNTLYFTANNQINGVELWTSNGTTAGTVLLKDVNEGSTGAAADFLAAGSNNTLYFTATDKTFGNELWMTDGSLQGTNMVKDIVPGLGSSSPSLMTNVNGTVYFVADNTTKDGGGNTIGNGLELWKTDIMGITTLVKDIFVGTGSSDPADLINFNGTLYFTATNPANGLELWKSDGTTLGTVLVKDIIAGTGSSSPTNLTVVGNTLYFTASDGNNGFELWKSDGTTLGTVRVTDINPGAGSSSPENLTNVNGTLYFTATNATNGRELWKTGPGGTFIVKDIIAGAVSSSPANLTLVGSTLYFTASDGNGTKLWQTDGSDAGTSIVAMTGTSPTNLAAVGNILYFTATDATNGRELWQTTGGTTPTLVKDLRVGSLNSNPDQLTNVNGTLYFTANGTIEDPVTKQPVLSGTELWKIDGIKGPVIVKDLNPGVLGSNPDQLTNVNGTLYFIANDGVNGDQIWSI
- a CDS encoding TIGR00297 family protein, which translates into the protein MLPNINFENPWLVAIALNAALLAIAFVAPKKLLTPAGLLHGWLLGVLIWGTLGWQGYVVVLFYFLVGSGVTRIGMDIKEAEGIAEKRSGARGPENVWGSAFTAALCALLVLVVPISCFNFVEICADRELVNDIVRLLLLGYVASFSTKLSDTCASEVGKAYGKRTFLITTLQPVARGTEGAISLEGTLAGVVGSAAIALLGWGVGLIDSLGVLWCLLAAFIATNIESVIGATLQAKYIYLTNELVNVINTFIGALAALMFALLWRWLL
- a CDS encoding VOC family protein, which codes for MNQVLFHLAFPVTNIAQTKAFYADGLGCEVGRESPSSIILNLYGHQIVAHVTHEPLAPQRTIYPRHFGLVFTQEADWENLLARAQEKKLNFREQPRRRFEGLPTEHRTFFLEDPFHNLLEFKFYCHSEAIFGDREFALVGDRV
- a CDS encoding triacylglycerol lipase, with product MNDLNNRNPVLLIHGIDDTTAIFKKMAYYLTGKGWYVYDLDLIPNNGDAGLDKLAEQVAKWIAKTFDPEQQLDIVGFSMGGIVSRYYVQRLGGINRVGRFITVSSPHNGTVTGYLRSGPGCVQMRPKSAFLADLNQDAAMLEQVNFTSIWTPYDLMIVPPTSSKMPVGREVQVPVLGHAWMVTDRRSLDAIAIALSQPIKRDRPPEQIRDRQKSLQNDSKI
- a CDS encoding tol-pal system YbgF family protein, which encodes MIEEVSAAFDRKDYRNAAQLLKDLVKQEPQNPWVQLYVGRLHEVTGKLEAAETAYLNLLRNTTIPKIITAARQGMQRLAEMEKETKRQALAKSKASPDAEEQGVLVLEPIADDAKTAAAQKFARIMQLDPYTARLHLPSRSWRLYRAGSVGELRYYGQQLDEAEIPSFWASIADIKKINVFRINYFESEAKQPTVFCQNEHDQQGSLSFNWSEVEARVEGLLPIFEEVVDMDWQRKLQRKTKTLDYAHFCDLHLPARRSILRLCDRNYQFQNGVVLSQTKHAQAQPISQQTTRTNWNSLLTFVNQKLPQTRIWSDFTAFAETGVEQVQLLQRFNSHIDLLRREDTPWDCAFHLYSGLVFLRHANS
- a CDS encoding 16S rRNA (uracil(1498)-N(3))-methyltransferase, which translates into the protein MGLQRLAIAPHQLQNQQIILNTQQQHYLNRVLRLKEGDRFIAMDGQGQWWLASLGASAAQARIIELLSVQNELPVTVTLMVALPKGNGFDEVVRQMTELGVVCIAPTISDRTLLNPSPQKLERWRRIAGEAAEQSERQIVPTILDPVPFATSLSLINTQQSFTKNKQYICVARGESPHFLNCLNDLRQMTPDKEQINIVIATGPEGGWTPKEVESAIAADFQPVSLGRRILRAVTAPLVALSLVAAAWEQ
- a CDS encoding DUF389 domain-containing protein, translating into MYNKVTGWGNQQLKRFWNSNSGQWVWLTEKPVPLASLNRSLWRGAVPSVNFYILLFLSGVIATLGLLANSAATIIGAMIVAPLMGPIIAIAFAMVAGNRRLLKRASLTLLTGIALTIITSIVICQGVGLTALNSEVMGRVRPTLIDLGVALAAGAAGAYAKSRRSIADTLPGVAIAVALVPPLSVVGLGLSLGSKSVSGGAFLLFITNLIGIIFSGGIVFLWQRYGSLKRAKKGLALSVAMLVVLGLPLGFSLQNLLVKEQVRRSVERLIRRETITFSTSDISAVEVQQQGNSLLVHLEVAAPLGSITGKQVSLVREFIEKELKRPIQLKVRVIPINEFESPARET
- a CDS encoding BON domain-containing protein, whose translation is MSWVERQFGQTSSSEGDGKHEDPKTIEEQMSPGLTGEYDWYLREKAGMHKPPTPPEYMGFEGEYDANGLAKRVAAAFDKDPDIGNVETLEIAQDGGTIVLKGTVPGEAVLSHIEEVAAKVDGTKALDTSQVTIQGC